In Oncorhynchus kisutch isolate 150728-3 linkage group LG11, Okis_V2, whole genome shotgun sequence, the genomic stretch gaaccgcctcaggcagccaagcctatacaacacccctaatcagccgcgatcccaaatactacaacccaatacgaaatacaataacataaacccatgtcacaccctggcctgaccaaaatatataacgaaaacacaaaacactaagaccaaggcgtgacagtatctgtgaccaatagatgcatatctgtattcccagtcatgtgaaatccaaagattagggcctaattcatgtATTGATATGAACTGTAAtgcagtaaaatcgttgaaattgtttcATGCTGCACTGATATTTTTGTTGGACCAATCTGAAATGTTACAACTTTGTCAAGCTGCAGTAAGCTGCAGCAATGATTTCTGTGTCATTTGGAGGAATGAAAATTAATCTAACTTTTGTGCACTAGTGGGGCGACTAAGCAAAAATACTAAATTGTGCATTTCGTGATAAAAGCACCAAAGTTGGCACAGAGGTAAATGCAAGCAGACTGAAAAGATGTAGCCACCCCAGATTTGGCCCCTGTGGGGCATTGCAGTCACTATAACAAAAAAATAACTAAGGAATTGAAATACATATTTTGCCTTAAATCAATGTATgtggtgagagtctcatctttgaGATTCAATTGGAACTGAGCTGATAGCCCATAGCATTCTAAAGTTAGAGCTACAAGTCTGTTGGCACCGGTGCCCATATCACCCATATTAGAAGCCATCTTTGGTCGTACCGGTATGTCAGATTAGCTCGATCACCAATATCTCAGACTCTAAGTATCACAGAAAAACAACACTTTGAATAAATAACAGACATGCTCATGAAAATAATTTGCTAGAAACTGttagaaacataacaaaacattcaaaaacatatgtttttttacATCACATTTGACTGTAAATGTGTGAACAATTTTTTAAATCCGCTTATTTTGGAGTATTTAAACCATTTACTGTTTTATAAAAGGTTAACTAGAGTCGATGTATGTGCCCCGAGAAAATCGAATTAGCATTATACAAAAAACGTCATTTTGCATgagctgcgtctcaatccaccgatGGCCTTCCACATCTGCGCCGGAAGGTGGCCGAGGTACAGTGGTGTAGATGTaagatctttcttatatctctcagatataggacagacactttaaaacaaacttccttttgatgtattttttgactatctgtttttccatgtatgaatctgttattcaatatGTTACTATAGGCTAATAAGAGTAAGGCAAAATTCTTACtttctttttcattttttaaaaacatttcactGCATCAGAGATAGTGTACACAGACATTTCAGCTttgcagccttcttcagtgtgtaTGTACATGTTTTTTTGTCATTCAAAACAGCATTTATGGGGAACTGGTTagcagcaggtgcttctaatcagaatagatatatatttttttacatctcagtcgaccagacaggtcatacaggctctagttttgtcacacctggactacttcCCAGTTGTTTGGTCATGTGTGTCAAAGAGggatatacagtgagctccaaaagtattgggacagtgacaattttgttgttgttttggctctgtactccagcactttggatttgaaatgatttgatgacgatgaggttaaagtgcagactgtcatctTTATTTTGAGCAAATTTTCATCCATTTCGGATTATCCGTTTAGAAATTGCAGCACTTTTTGTATGTGGTCCCTCCATTTTAGGGGACCGAAAGTGCAGTATTGGGACAATTTCACGTATACATATgtctattaaagtagtcaaaagttctgtatttggtcccatattcctagcgctcaatgactacatcaagcttgtgactctacaaacttgttagatgcatttgctgtttgttttggttctgtttcagattattttgtacccaatagaaattaatggtaaataatatattgtgtcattttggagtcatttCTGTTGCAAATAAgtatagaatatgtttctaaacacttctacgtaatgtggatgctaccatgattaatGATATTCCTGaattaatcgtgaataatgatgagtgagaaagttacagacgcacaaatatcatacccccccaaataaatgctaacctcccctgctattgtaatggtgagaggttagcatttcttggaggtatgatatttgtgtgtctgtaactttctcaatcATCGTTATTcatgacatactgtacatcacaTTTCACCAACATGTTTGATAGATTTCTTTATCGTTCGTAGTTAAATAAGTGTGGATTCTGAAAGTTAGAATTTAATGAGGTGTCTGATGATAGTATAAGCCAGTGATGACAATAGACTTGATGCTTTTACAGCTATCATTGAAAGTAAATATATTGAAAAAATGAAATAAGCTTTACCGCTACTCCTTTTTGAGTGTGGACCATCACTCTTTATTGCTTCCAAAACtttcataaaataaaaatgttactGCTTGATAGATAATGTCTCTTTGAAATCATTACCAAAttggggtcagagagagagagcgaccacaTTTCAACTCAACTGCTTTCCATCTAAACATTCTTTTGCCAATGAATCTCAGAGAGAATTCTCCCAAATCACCATCAAGTTGATTCCAATCGCAGAAATGTTCCATCATAATGATGGAATTGCACAACATCTCCACATAAGTGTTCTCCTCCCTAACACACAAACACCTAACTCAAATCCACACACTCAAAATGACCATGACCCACCAACAAACCATGTGAATGTATCTGGATGGAGTGTGCTGTTGTAAAACTGTTGTCCTTCAAATGCCACCATACTCTAGTAAATATATTTGTTCAGAtattttgtaaattatgtttgttTAATTCTTAATTTATAATCTCGgaacccagaaccaaatctcAGTTTGGCCACCAGTTTTAGAGACTACGATTCATAACAGTAACATGTTCAGTGTTATACAGTAGATAATACAATCATTAAACATTATTTTCTTGTCTCTCTTATTCCCAGATCTTACAGGATGAACAAAGAGTACACAGAGGTCAGTCCCTCTGATCCCTCCGTCAACGCCTACACCACCACCCTGTCCGCTGTGAAGGCCGAGATCGACTACAAGCGCAAGAAGTGCCGCTACGTCCGCAAAGATGGCAAGTGCAATGTCCTGTTCCGCCATGTTCCTGAGGAGTGGCTCATGTACGTCACTGACATCTTCACCACGCTGGTGGAGATCAGATGGCGCGTCATGTTCCTCATCTTCGCCCTCTCCTACATCTTCTCCTGGCTCTTCTTCGGCATCATCTATTGGGTGATTGCCATGGCTAACGGCGACATGAAGGACCCGACTAACGCCCCCTGCGTGTACGAGGTGAGGGACTTCACTGGGGCTTTCCTCTTCTCACTGGAGACCCAGACCACGATCGGTTATGGTTTTAGGGGGATGTCGGAGAACTGCATGGTGGCTATTATCGTTGTGACTGTGCAGGACGTCATCAGCTGTTTTATTGATACATTTGTCATCGGTATCGCTGTGGCGAAGATGGCATCGGCACGGAAACGGGCGCAGACGGTGGGCTTCAGCAACTGCGCCGTCATTAACTTGCAAAATGGGCAGTTGTGCCTGTCTTGGAGGATTGGGGACTTCCGCCGGCACCACATGGTGGAGGGGAAGGCTCGCGCCCAAATCTTCCGCCCCAACATGCACGCCACAGGCACGGAAGATGTCAACTACAAGGACCTGGAAATCAAACAGAGTGATTTAATTTTAGCGATACCAACCACCATCTTCCACGTTATTGAGCCAAGTAGTCCACTCTACCGCATGAGCCTAGAGGAGCTTCGGAAAGATGACTTTGAGTTGGTGGTGTCCTTCACCTACACAGACGACTCGACGGGCATCCTGCACCAGACCCGCACCTCCTACACGCCCGACGAGATCCACTGGGGACATCTGTTCCAAGAGATGCTGAATGTTAACCGGAGGTACTACAAGATAGACTACTCCATGTTCCACCACACTGCTAAGGTCCTGGTTCCGGAGGTCAGTGCAGAGGAGTACGAGCAAATGAAGCTTGGGCATTACCCACGCAACTCGCCGCGCCCCAAGCGCCCATGCATTAATCGCAAACCCCCGACTGTGACTGTAGAACTGGTGAATGGCACCCCAAAACCAGAAGAACATGTTGCCACGGTTGCCACTATTGCAGCAGTTTGTGAGGATCATTGACATTTGTGTCTTACAAGGAACCCCGTTCTGACATAGATGTTCTAATGATATGATGATGCCAACACAGTGATCAATGGCCATTCAGAAACATATGAACTCATGGACAATTTGATCATTTCTTCACAGGCAACAGTAAGAGCAGGCTGTGTACTTAGTGGAATGTCTTGCAGGAAGTAACCCCCCCAACCCGCACACACAAATGTGGAAACTGCTGTCGTGTTGCTTGCTAAGTTTTTTGTCAAACTTAGTATCTATGGTGGAGTCACAATATAATACAAACAATTATACAATGTCTGCTCCTCAGTATGATAGATAGACTACTGAAATCAAAGAGATACAGAAAATGGATAAAAATAAGATAATCATGATTTTTATGGAGAGGTTATGGTAACTTAATACTGTCATCTACAACAGAGAGTACTATATAGAGATTCATTTATTTTCAGAATATGCTTTGAGGTGTCAGATAAAATGCTGTTTTATTTTGTGAGTGCTTTGTAAAAtatgtacagtgtcttcagaagtaCCCCTttacttatttcacattttgttacagcctgaatacaaaatggattaaatatgtttttctcacccatctacacacaataccccataatgacaaagtgaaagcatgTATTTCGAATTTATTGCAACTTTATttaaaattaaaaacaaaaatatcaaatttacataagtattcacatgctagaatcacctttagctgcgattacagctgtgagtctttctgggtaagtctctaagagctttgcataccttattgtacaatatttgcacattattctttttaaaattcttcaaactatgtcaagttggttgttgatcattgctacacagccattttcaaatcttgccatagattttcaagccgatttaagtccaaactgtaacttTGCTAAATAGGAACATTCattgtcgtcttggtaagcaactccagtgaatATTTggctgtgttttaggttattgtcctgctgaaaggtgaatttgtccccCAGTGCTTTGTACCccaaagcagactgaaccaggttttcctctaggattttgccggTGCCTAGCTCTATTCCGTTAATTTTTATCCTAAagaactccctagtccttgccgatgacaagcatactcataacatgatgcaaccaccaacaagcttgaaaatatgaagagtggtactcagtgatgtgttgtgttggatttgttgAAACAAAATGCtttatattcaggacataaagttaatttcttacaACTTTACAACTTGTTTTAcaactttagtgccttattgcaaacagtaTATATGTTTTGAAATcgttgtattctgtacaggctttcttcttttcacactgtcatttagattagtattgtgcagtaactacaatgttgttgatctatcctcagttttctcctatcccaGCCATTCAAATCTGTTTTAAAGTtagcattggcctcatggtgaaatccctgatcagtttccttcctttctggcaactgagttaggaaggacgctgtatctttgtagtgactgggtgtattgatacaccatccaaagtgtaattaataacttcaccatgctcaaagggatattcaatgtctgtttatgTGTAtttttaccaatctaccaatagaTGCCTTATTTGCGAGGcatttgaaaacctccctggtctttgagatggtcattcagaaatcatgttaaacactattattgcacacagagtgagtccatgcgacatattatgtgacttgttaaggaaCTTTTTTCCTCCTGAAGTTAGTTAGGCTTGctgtaacaaaggggttgaatacttttagactcaagacatttcagcttttaattttgaattaatttgtaaaaatgtctaaaaacataattccactttgacattatggggtattgtatgtagtgacacaatctcaatttaatccattttaaattcagactgtaacagaaaatgtggaacaagtcaaggggtgtgaatactttctgacggcACTATATGTGAGTATGTTGAACACAATGATGTACCATCACATTACAGAAATGTTGAGCACAGTGGAATTAAGTGTTTTGCTTGTTGTGTGGTTCGTTTAAAACATGATACTTTTGCGCACACGCTGTGTTCAATACACATTTACATCTGTTGCTTTTATAAACTGATGATTAAAATGATTCACtgcacagcaaattggccagtgttaattagtgttgatttttcaatgtaacatttctagtgttgattcagaaATGAAAGTAACTCCGTAAAAGTTCAATTAAAACAGTGGTGTAAAATAATCCCAGTGTTTgtgttaataaccagagttgaACAAAAACCACATCCATCATTATAATATTTACCAGCATGCCctattgcaggttgatttttagaattgtttgtttcaatatctatgtttgtgcatgtacattgattgattaatttaTCTTAGCTactcaaaaataaataacattcattttttaaaactaatTCAATCCGTAACTTAGATTTATTACACGTTACTGAAAtgtttgttccagtttagattTAGATAGTCTCAGACTGTAGCTCAGTCTCCtcaaccctggcagtcattctgaatgcggGTTACAGGTGAATAAACATTGGATATCCCCACTCTAGCTGGCTTGAaatttgcaagccagcataatgtgacatgCAGGCCTGATTTGGACTGAAAACCATTAGTTTCAGGTCACTgtattagggtaaaactaggcccTCCAAATAAGGCTCTATGAAATATGTATTGTCTTAAAAATAAAATTGGAATGATAACATACTTGCTTAGGACGTCACTTGGTGAAAgccacaggactgaaaatgaatgaacgcaacaaccatgtctctgtcactaacaaatataGTAATGGGTGGTAAACTCTACATTTCACCCGAAAGGCACACTGGAATATATGCAAATATATGGGCGGCAGGTACCAATAGATGCCTtattgtggttagagcgttggactagtaaccaaaaggttgcaagatcgaatccctgagctaacaaggtaaaaatctgtcgttctgcccctgaacaaggcagttaacccactgttcctaggccatcattgaaaataagaatttattcttaactgacttgcctagttaaataaaggtaaaaataaataaggctttacactaagcagtgtgGTAATTTAACACTGGAAAGTGTGGACCTGTATAGACTCTGGAACATTGTTAAATTGAACActctctgtttt encodes the following:
- the LOC109899931 gene encoding inward rectifier potassium channel 16-like; the protein is MNKEYTEVSPSDPSVNAYTTTLSAVKAEIDYKRKKCRYVRKDGKCNVLFRHVPEEWLMYVTDIFTTLVEIRWRVMFLIFALSYIFSWLFFGIIYWVIAMANGDMKDPTNAPCVYEVRDFTGAFLFSLETQTTIGYGFRGMSENCMVAIIVVTVQDVISCFIDTFVIGIAVAKMASARKRAQTVGFSNCAVINLQNGQLCLSWRIGDFRRHHMVEGKARAQIFRPNMHATGTEDVNYKDLEIKQSDLILAIPTTIFHVIEPSSPLYRMSLEELRKDDFELVVSFTYTDDSTGILHQTRTSYTPDEIHWGHLFQEMLNVNRRYYKIDYSMFHHTAKVLVPEVSAEEYEQMKLGHYPRNSPRPKRPCINRKPPTVTVELVNGTPKPEEHVATVATIAAVCEDH